The Halorhabdus sp. BNX81 genome includes a region encoding these proteins:
- a CDS encoding DUF86 domain-containing protein, which translates to MSNSHDPERLETIVEKAEYVQTCLEVLAANQSVSRESFREQPETRDVVERRFEKASQACIDIGRMLVRDIDGHSPGSNAATMRRLGEVGVLSKETAESMAEAAMFRNVLAHEYGDVLDQDIVYDALQDLGRYRDFLVAVSEYLDDVNAL; encoded by the coding sequence GTGTCGAATTCACACGACCCGGAACGGTTGGAGACCATCGTCGAAAAGGCCGAATACGTCCAGACGTGTCTCGAGGTTCTCGCTGCGAACCAGTCGGTCTCCCGGGAGTCGTTCCGCGAGCAACCGGAGACCCGTGACGTCGTCGAACGTCGCTTCGAGAAGGCAAGCCAGGCCTGCATCGATATCGGCCGAATGCTGGTCCGTGACATCGACGGGCACTCACCCGGATCGAACGCCGCCACGATGCGGCGACTCGGCGAGGTCGGCGTCCTGTCCAAGGAGACGGCCGAGTCGATGGCGGAAGCTGCCATGTTCCGGAACGTGTTGGCTCACGAGTACGGTGATGTCCTCGATCAGGACATCGTCTACGACGCCCTTCAGGACCTGGGTCGGTATCGAGACTTCCTCGTGGCGGTCTCCGAATATCTCGATGACGTTAACGCTCTTTGA
- a CDS encoding nucleotidyltransferase domain-containing protein — MSDRFDQGDGPRRPTDPGPVEPDRLREVLADHPVRVAVLFGSQVTGRIDPTSDVDIVVEFESAVKERTDAFLSLLTDLSVALDRNDLDLALVSDIDPRVGRAAFAHGTVLVGTDDRIERLRERFDERADERRSEEALRERFDRTIENINQLVETGG, encoded by the coding sequence ATGAGCGACCGATTCGACCAGGGCGATGGTCCTCGCCGTCCGACAGATCCCGGACCGGTTGAGCCGGATCGGCTCCGCGAGGTGCTGGCCGACCATCCAGTCCGGGTGGCTGTGCTGTTCGGTTCACAGGTGACTGGTCGGATCGACCCGACCAGTGACGTCGATATCGTCGTCGAATTCGAATCGGCTGTCAAGGAGCGGACGGATGCGTTCCTTTCGCTTCTGACGGACCTTTCGGTCGCGCTGGACCGCAACGACCTCGACCTGGCGCTCGTCTCCGACATCGATCCACGCGTCGGTCGGGCGGCATTCGCCCATGGAACGGTTCTCGTCGGCACTGACGATCGGATCGAACGATTACGGGAACGCTTCGACGAGCGCGCCGACGAACGACGGTCCGAAGAAGCGTTGCGCGAACGCTTCGACAGGACGATCGAGAATATCAACCAGCTCGTCGAGACGGGTGGATGA
- a CDS encoding M48 family metalloprotease encodes MRNRTRICAVLGVLVGLNVLFVVAILWAYGVLLPGVVAGTIVFARHGTVSFDLLQLPVSWQTVAVLVAGFLGAQLYYGYKRVLAHTQRGREDADHAVAGIVRRLAMTADIPEPGVRVVDDDEPSCYTVGRFTDATIVVTTGLIERLDADELAAVLAHEVAHVGNRDVTLMTVTTLFLEIAERAYRAARLARRAIQSPGDVSVRGKVALYWFLPLVALTYVFVAPILWLFPTVADWATRTLSHAREYAADAAAAHITGRPLALATALSSLTESGHHTPEKDLRTTTMQALSIVPSPLIDSRAVRSVPTPARPPDDHERRDRLRAWLDGETPGVETAGEQRSGATGHTHPPVGERIRRLQQLAAAAERDGGTAEREGKR; translated from the coding sequence ATGCGAAACCGAACACGGATCTGTGCCGTCCTCGGGGTCCTCGTCGGGCTGAACGTCCTGTTCGTGGTTGCGATCCTCTGGGCCTACGGCGTGCTGTTGCCTGGGGTCGTCGCCGGGACGATCGTCTTCGCACGTCACGGGACTGTGAGTTTCGACCTCCTCCAGCTTCCCGTCTCCTGGCAGACAGTCGCCGTCCTCGTCGCCGGCTTCCTCGGCGCACAGCTGTACTACGGCTACAAGCGCGTCCTCGCACACACGCAGCGCGGGCGCGAAGACGCGGATCATGCTGTCGCGGGGATCGTCCGCCGGCTGGCGATGACAGCGGACATCCCCGAACCCGGCGTCCGGGTCGTCGACGACGACGAACCGAGCTGTTATACGGTCGGCCGGTTCACCGACGCGACGATCGTCGTGACCACCGGATTGATCGAGCGACTCGACGCCGACGAACTCGCGGCCGTCCTTGCCCACGAGGTGGCACACGTCGGAAACCGGGACGTGACGCTGATGACCGTCACGACGCTGTTTCTGGAGATCGCCGAGCGTGCCTATCGGGCGGCGCGACTCGCACGCCGGGCGATCCAGTCGCCCGGTGACGTCTCCGTCCGTGGGAAGGTCGCCCTCTACTGGTTCCTCCCGCTGGTCGCGCTGACGTACGTCTTCGTCGCGCCGATCCTCTGGCTCTTCCCGACCGTCGCCGACTGGGCGACCCGAACGCTCTCGCACGCCCGAGAGTACGCCGCCGACGCCGCGGCTGCCCACATCACCGGCCGACCGCTGGCGCTGGCGACCGCGCTCTCCTCGCTGACGGAATCGGGTCACCACACGCCCGAGAAGGACCTGCGGACGACCACGATGCAGGCGCTGTCGATCGTGCCGTCGCCGCTGATCGACAGTCGAGCGGTTCGCTCAGTCCCGACCCCTGCCCGACCGCCGGACGACCACGAGCGTCGCGACCGCTTGCGGGCGTGGCTCGACGGCGAAACGCCGGGGGTCGAAACGGCGGGTGAGCAACGCAGCGGCGCAACGGGACACACCCACCCGCCGGTCGGCGAACGGATCCGCCGGTTGCAGCAACTGGCCGCGGCGGCCGAACGAGATGGTGGAACGGCCGAACGGGAGGGAAAGCGATGA
- a CDS encoding DUF4129 domain-containing protein: MTDARRALFALGAVVCLIVVASALPAADPRLDPPGTDGGDVVAGQWDSGDRNATDPAQQAADTSTDEQPSDDEDEDRLIRIDGSPVPGTRLTVGTDTDDPFETKTITVDGDVVGDTDLGNLDVRVPYAEEMTIGIQGEETSRTVDIETNATIYEQSAAAPNGTLSVTASVETEPVPGAVVTVDGEKAASTDSEGDATVPLPPSAGPVEIGVERGPVTAERVVDVPEPTVSFATPMLFPGFPAHVVVSADGAPVSDARVEISGESVATTGGDGRAMVWLPVDDSATVRATVGTESATTTVGNLYFRLAAVVVIVPGLVIGGVLTYLKLAALRQRRRAKGVVAVFVGLAGVLEGLSGAIGRLRRSLADWPKSVASIGRPSLSGLGGWRLPAIGTAISMPSLGGIAVSLPSFGSLRDAVSGSPNGSSTSRLGPNRLVEWLNGDESEEADDVVEEPTDTDEPAVSLTPREEIRAAWHGFVDRLDLSRRETVTPGTVARRAIRDGFPADSVRRLLAIVREVEYGGREPSPDRVASARAAAGDLITFEDDEEDPPGAEDGSTGVSGE, encoded by the coding sequence ATGACGGACGCCCGCCGCGCGCTGTTCGCGCTGGGAGCCGTCGTCTGCCTGATCGTCGTCGCGAGTGCGCTCCCGGCTGCCGATCCGCGGCTCGACCCGCCCGGGACCGACGGCGGGGACGTCGTCGCCGGGCAGTGGGATTCGGGCGATCGGAACGCGACCGATCCCGCCCAGCAGGCAGCCGATACCAGTACTGACGAACAGCCGAGCGACGACGAGGACGAGGATCGATTGATCAGGATCGACGGCTCACCCGTCCCGGGGACCCGGCTGACAGTCGGGACCGATACCGACGACCCCTTCGAGACGAAAACGATCACCGTCGACGGCGACGTAGTCGGCGACACCGATCTCGGAAACCTCGACGTCCGCGTCCCCTATGCCGAGGAGATGACGATCGGGATCCAGGGCGAGGAGACGAGTCGGACGGTCGACATCGAGACGAACGCGACGATTTACGAGCAGTCCGCGGCCGCGCCGAACGGGACGCTGTCGGTCACCGCCAGCGTCGAGACGGAGCCAGTCCCCGGCGCGGTCGTGACGGTCGACGGCGAGAAGGCCGCCTCGACGGACAGCGAGGGAGACGCGACGGTCCCGTTGCCGCCCTCGGCAGGGCCAGTCGAGATCGGCGTCGAACGGGGGCCAGTCACCGCCGAGCGGGTCGTAGACGTCCCCGAGCCGACAGTCTCTTTCGCCACACCCATGCTGTTCCCCGGATTCCCCGCACACGTCGTCGTCTCGGCCGACGGCGCACCTGTCAGTGACGCACGCGTCGAGATCAGCGGTGAGTCAGTCGCCACGACTGGGGGCGACGGCAGAGCGATGGTCTGGTTGCCGGTCGACGATTCGGCGACCGTGAGGGCGACAGTCGGGACGGAATCGGCGACGACGACGGTCGGCAACCTGTACTTCCGACTCGCTGCCGTGGTCGTGATCGTCCCCGGACTCGTCATCGGCGGCGTCCTGACGTACCTCAAACTCGCCGCGCTCCGGCAGCGACGCCGTGCCAAAGGCGTCGTCGCCGTCTTCGTCGGGCTCGCCGGCGTCCTCGAAGGGCTCTCCGGCGCGATCGGTCGCCTGCGCCGTTCGCTCGCCGACTGGCCGAAGTCCGTCGCGTCGATCGGCCGTCCGTCGTTGTCCGGACTCGGTGGATGGCGCTTGCCCGCCATCGGAACCGCGATCTCGATGCCGTCGCTGGGTGGGATCGCGGTGTCACTGCCGTCGTTCGGCTCGCTTCGAGACGCCGTCAGCGGCTCGCCGAACGGCTCCAGCACATCGCGTTTGGGCCCCAATCGGCTCGTCGAGTGGCTCAACGGCGACGAGAGCGAGGAAGCCGACGACGTCGTCGAAGAGCCCACAGACACGGACGAGCCCGCCGTCTCGCTCACCCCGAGAGAGGAGATTCGGGCGGCCTGGCACGGGTTCGTCGACCGGCTCGACCTGAGTCGCCGCGAGACGGTAACGCCCGGGACGGTCGCTCGCCGGGCCATCAGAGACGGGTTCCCCGCAGACAGCGTCCGGCGACTCCTCGCGATCGTGCGTGAGGTCGAGTACGGCGGGCGAGAGCCCTCACCCGATCGCGTCGCCAGCGCTCGGGCGGCGGCTGGCGACCTGATCACCTTCGAGGACGACGAGGAGGACCCACCGGGAGCGGAGGACGGCTCGACAGGGGTGAGCGGAGAATGA
- a CDS encoding DUF58 domain-containing protein, with protein sequence MTGRTVDRVGRSESAFAATLLVAGIGFVAGSPFLLVAATVPLWYAAASVVGTEEDATVRATREVAVDGSAGDSDSTASSDEPLAGDPGDVVAVRTTVENAGSEPIVDIRVVDGVPTELPVIEGTPRACVSLDAGEAVTLEYDLELQRGEHTFDPVTARTRDLTGTVVETWDVAATGADALSCEPPIESVPLRDGANDFAGTVPTDDGGSGVEFYAVRDYEPGDAVGSIDWRRYARRRELTTVEYRAERATRIVCLVDARRNQFRGASRDRLAAAELSTDAAERTVETLVEAGHPTGVVAVGDDDHAAVPPGTDSGTREAAATLLESARASERLTNSRFWHFGVSTDPFGEIEPSLPGEAQLYLFSSFVDDRPVELVERLRTRGYTVRVVSPDPVDDDSLERRFEAVVRRTRLARARSAGARVVDWDRTRPLGVVLQNAISGVRTR encoded by the coding sequence ATGACCGGGCGCACGGTCGATCGGGTCGGGCGCTCCGAGTCGGCGTTCGCGGCGACGCTACTCGTCGCCGGGATCGGGTTCGTCGCCGGAAGTCCGTTCCTGCTCGTCGCCGCGACGGTGCCGCTCTGGTACGCCGCCGCGAGCGTTGTCGGCACCGAGGAGGACGCGACGGTTCGGGCCACTCGGGAGGTCGCCGTCGACGGTTCCGCCGGAGACAGTGACTCGACGGCGAGCAGCGACGAGCCGCTCGCTGGCGATCCGGGCGACGTCGTCGCCGTCCGGACGACCGTCGAGAACGCCGGTTCGGAACCGATCGTCGACATCCGGGTCGTCGACGGCGTCCCGACGGAACTCCCGGTCATCGAGGGGACCCCCCGGGCCTGCGTGAGTCTCGACGCCGGCGAGGCCGTGACCCTCGAGTACGACCTGGAACTCCAGCGCGGCGAGCACACCTTCGACCCGGTGACCGCACGGACGCGGGACCTCACCGGGACCGTCGTCGAGACCTGGGACGTCGCGGCGACCGGGGCGGACGCACTCAGTTGTGAGCCGCCCATCGAGTCGGTGCCGCTGCGTGATGGGGCCAACGACTTCGCCGGCACGGTGCCGACCGACGACGGGGGCAGCGGCGTCGAGTTCTACGCCGTGCGGGACTACGAGCCGGGCGACGCCGTGGGCTCGATCGACTGGCGTCGCTACGCCCGGCGGCGAGAGTTGACGACCGTCGAGTATCGCGCCGAGCGGGCGACCCGGATCGTCTGTCTCGTCGACGCACGGCGCAACCAGTTCCGCGGGGCGTCCAGGGACCGACTTGCCGCCGCCGAACTGTCGACCGACGCCGCAGAGCGAACCGTCGAGACGCTCGTCGAGGCTGGCCACCCGACCGGGGTCGTCGCGGTCGGCGACGACGACCACGCCGCCGTCCCGCCGGGAACCGACTCGGGGACCCGGGAAGCCGCCGCGACGTTGCTCGAGTCGGCACGAGCGAGCGAGCGTCTCACCAACAGTCGCTTCTGGCACTTCGGCGTCTCCACGGACCCGTTCGGGGAGATCGAACCCTCGCTGCCCGGTGAAGCACAGCTCTACCTGTTCTCGTCGTTCGTCGACGACAGGCCGGTCGAACTGGTCGAGCGCCTCCGAACCCGGGGATACACCGTTCGCGTCGTCTCGCCGGACCCGGTCGACGACGACAGTCTCGAGCGCCGGTTCGAGGCGGTCGTCCGCCGAACCCGACTCGCCCGTGCCCGGTCTGCGGGGGCCCGCGTCGTCGACTGGGACCGGACGCGACCGCTCGGAGTCGTCCTGCAGAACGCGATCAGTGGGGTGAGAACACGATGA
- a CDS encoding MoxR family ATPase — MAVPDTAETVRAVIDEIRSAVIADPTVLEEVTAAILARGHVLLEDVPGTGKTLTARSFATALGLEFSRIQFTPDLMPADITGSYIFEEGAEEFHFTPGPVFANVVLADEINRAPPKTQSALLEAMAEGQVTVDGETHALPEPFVVIATQNPVEQEGTFELPEAQRDRFMIKTSLGYPDADGTRELIDRRADRDHPDPTVDRVVDRTAVLDFQEEAETITVEDPVRDYIADLCRATREDGRVEVGVSPRGVQRLFEAARARAVLDGREFVVPDDVSRIARPVLAHRLVLTPEASVEGVSRRSIVESVLGTVSVPAMDEPAAEQ, encoded by the coding sequence ATGGCAGTCCCCGACACCGCAGAGACGGTCCGGGCGGTCATCGACGAGATCCGCTCGGCGGTCATCGCCGACCCGACGGTCCTCGAAGAGGTCACCGCCGCCATTCTCGCCCGCGGCCACGTCCTCCTCGAAGACGTCCCCGGGACGGGAAAGACACTGACCGCACGCTCCTTCGCGACGGCGCTGGGCCTGGAGTTTTCCCGGATCCAGTTCACGCCGGACCTGATGCCCGCCGACATCACCGGGTCGTACATCTTCGAAGAGGGGGCCGAGGAGTTCCACTTCACCCCCGGCCCGGTGTTCGCGAACGTCGTCCTCGCCGACGAGATCAACCGCGCGCCGCCGAAGACCCAGTCGGCGCTGCTGGAGGCGATGGCGGAAGGCCAGGTCACGGTCGACGGCGAGACCCACGCCCTCCCGGAGCCCTTCGTCGTCATCGCGACCCAGAACCCCGTCGAACAGGAGGGGACCTTCGAACTCCCCGAGGCCCAGCGCGATCGCTTCATGATCAAGACCTCGCTGGGCTACCCCGACGCCGATGGAACCCGCGAGTTGATCGACCGCCGCGCGGATCGCGACCACCCGGACCCGACGGTCGATCGTGTCGTGGATCGGACGGCTGTCCTCGACTTCCAGGAGGAAGCCGAGACGATCACCGTCGAGGATCCGGTTCGGGACTACATCGCCGACCTCTGTCGGGCGACCCGCGAGGACGGCCGCGTCGAGGTCGGCGTCTCCCCGCGCGGCGTCCAGCGGCTGTTCGAGGCCGCTCGCGCCCGGGCCGTCCTCGACGGCCGCGAGTTCGTCGTCCCCGACGACGTCAGCCGGATCGCCCGCCCCGTGCTCGCCCATCGGCTCGTCTTGACCCCGGAGGCCAGTGTCGAAGGCGTGTCCCGACGGTCCATCGTCGAGTCGGTCCTCGGGACGGTCTCGGTGCCGGCGATGGACGAGCCCGCAGCCGAACAGTAG
- a CDS encoding SLC13 family permease, producing MVIVFAIILAALVLFATEAVPVDVTAIGIMIALLVVEPVSTMLVEWGVLESAVYVLRAPGSEVTAVERGLSGFASVATITVLAMFILSAGVRRTGVIQILGRKVGAFTGEDETRQLGATVGIVSPISGFINNTAAVAILLPMVTDLAEKGKTSPSKLLLPLSYASMFGGTLTLIGTSTNILASDLSARLGRDLGIPELHAFSMFEFTHLGVIMMAVGLVYLMTIGRQLVPARIKPAEDLTSEYDMAEYLTEVVVRDDSPVVGQRVGEALEGTDFDVDVVQLIREDAVFLEPLGQKVIQAGDVFALRTDRDTLVELMDVDGFDLLGDVAVTDTELEAPEEGHNLVEVVVAPGSFLVGETLASANFRQRYDTTVLALRRGGAVIRDRMDRTRLRVGDTLLVQGATDSIDRLNNNRNFIVAQEVDRPDYRESRIPVAIGIVAAVVGLAALTPINIAVAALAGALGMVLTGCLKPAEMYDAVEWDVIFLLAGVIPLGIALEVTGGAALLADGIVAVAPSLPPIVVLGLIYVVTALLTNVISNNASVVLMIPVAVEAAVALGANPFSFVLSVTFAASTAFMTPIGYQTNLFVYGPGGYEFMDYVKAGAPLQAIFAVVTTLGIALFWGL from the coding sequence ATGGTGATCGTCTTCGCGATCATCCTCGCGGCACTGGTACTGTTCGCCACGGAGGCCGTCCCGGTCGACGTCACCGCCATCGGGATCATGATCGCACTGCTGGTCGTCGAGCCGGTCTCGACGATGCTGGTCGAGTGGGGCGTCCTCGAGTCGGCCGTCTACGTCCTGCGCGCGCCGGGCAGCGAGGTGACGGCCGTCGAGCGCGGGCTCTCAGGATTCGCCAGCGTCGCGACGATCACCGTCCTGGCGATGTTCATCCTGAGCGCCGGCGTCCGGCGGACCGGCGTGATCCAGATCCTCGGCCGGAAAGTCGGAGCGTTCACCGGCGAGGACGAGACCCGCCAGTTGGGCGCGACCGTTGGGATCGTCAGCCCGATCTCGGGGTTCATCAACAACACCGCCGCGGTCGCCATCCTCCTGCCGATGGTGACTGATCTCGCCGAGAAGGGCAAGACTTCCCCCTCGAAACTGCTCCTGCCGCTGTCGTATGCCTCGATGTTCGGCGGGACGCTCACGCTGATCGGCACCTCGACGAACATCCTCGCCAGCGACCTCTCGGCCCGGCTGGGCCGCGATCTCGGCATTCCGGAGCTTCACGCCTTCTCGATGTTCGAGTTTACCCACCTCGGCGTGATCATGATGGCCGTCGGGCTGGTGTATCTCATGACGATCGGGCGACAACTCGTCCCAGCCCGGATCAAACCCGCCGAGGACCTCACCAGCGAGTACGACATGGCCGAATACCTGACCGAGGTCGTCGTCCGCGATGATTCGCCGGTCGTCGGCCAGCGCGTCGGTGAGGCCCTCGAGGGCACGGACTTCGATGTCGACGTCGTCCAGTTGATCCGGGAGGACGCGGTCTTTCTGGAGCCACTGGGCCAGAAGGTGATCCAGGCCGGCGACGTCTTCGCGCTCCGGACCGATCGGGACACCCTCGTGGAGCTCATGGACGTCGACGGGTTCGACCTGCTGGGCGACGTGGCCGTCACTGACACCGAATTGGAGGCCCCCGAGGAAGGCCACAACCTGGTCGAGGTCGTCGTTGCCCCCGGATCGTTCCTGGTCGGCGAGACGCTCGCGAGCGCGAACTTCCGGCAACGCTACGACACGACCGTGCTCGCCCTGCGCCGCGGCGGGGCCGTCATCCGCGACCGGATGGATCGAACGCGACTCCGGGTCGGCGACACCCTGCTCGTCCAGGGGGCGACCGACAGCATCGACCGTCTCAACAACAACCGCAACTTCATCGTCGCTCAGGAGGTCGACCGACCCGACTACCGCGAGTCGCGGATCCCCGTCGCCATCGGGATCGTCGCCGCCGTCGTCGGCCTGGCGGCACTGACCCCGATCAACATCGCCGTGGCGGCGCTGGCTGGCGCGCTCGGGATGGTCCTCACCGGCTGTCTGAAACCCGCCGAGATGTACGACGCCGTCGAGTGGGACGTCATTTTCCTGCTCGCCGGCGTCATTCCCCTCGGGATCGCCCTGGAGGTCACCGGCGGCGCGGCACTGCTCGCTGACGGGATCGTCGCCGTTGCCCCCTCGCTCCCACCGATCGTCGTCCTCGGGCTGATCTACGTCGTGACGGCGCTGCTGACGAACGTCATCTCGAACAACGCGAGCGTGGTGTTGATGATCCCCGTCGCCGTCGAGGCGGCCGTCGCGCTCGGAGCCAATCCCTTCTCGTTCGTGCTGTCTGTGACCTTCGCCGCCTCGACGGCGTTCATGACACCCATCGGCTACCAAACCAATCTCTTCGTCTACGGGCCCGGCGGCTACGAGTTCATGGACTACGTCAAGGCCGGTGCACCGCTCCAGGCGATCTTCGCCGTCGTCACGACGCTCGGCATCGCCCTCTTCTGGGGGCTGTAA
- a CDS encoding bifunctional UDP-sugar hydrolase/5'-nucleotidase, which yields MSRRPESSGTAGGRQVAALVVMAMALMAVGAAVGPGGVTAAAAPTTEPADLNESVDPGDGTNLTIIQYNDVQTAMADSEAMGTLVGAINDRKAALDNPTLVVGGGDEISPSSLSAVSEWRVPVDVLNVLNPAAEVVGNHDLDYGFEPVSNVSDTSQFPWLVANIRAADGGNVPGTQNYTTVTRDGVKIGILGLVDDAVKPKTAVDFEEEGYEVTDFSNAGSQVAETLEKEENVDVVVALTHTGIPESRELANETDNIDVIVSGDDEVTYGPEVTSGSVIVEAGGEAGHLGEVNVTVSENGVGFTDGRLHDLGEGNWTVNESARSVVEAGFAEQLSRVAGETTQSLDSTSANYADDTGWGRIIGDAFLERTGGDVAVTNAGGIRGNFVIEDGNITYDDVYTSLPFGNTLVTKEMTGRQLLDLLDSQVTPPSDDYGSQPQLQVGGVTYEFLDRPGASSAIGDVYVDGDPVDMDDTYDVTVNSYMAGWDDLAQLPTVDEDYTLYGTAVVNYIEEQGTVSPPEEDRIRRVTRSLEAPSIAAEGEMTTLTYDVPDAVDSINASTFTVMNEDSETVAVADATLSDDRLIVTVETAALESLSASSDAVTVYGHYADTEVDAIRNGHDDSVLSADATLAVEAGPALGPDVSEDHDGDGLAEDVDGDGTVDVTDVRTLLNNRNSPAVQNNVDAFDFDDDGAVDAGDVLALFRSIY from the coding sequence ATGTCACGACGACCTGAATCGTCGGGAACGGCGGGAGGACGCCAAGTCGCCGCGTTGGTTGTGATGGCGATGGCACTGATGGCCGTTGGCGCGGCCGTGGGTCCGGGCGGTGTCACAGCGGCAGCCGCCCCGACCACCGAGCCGGCCGACCTCAACGAGTCGGTCGATCCCGGCGACGGGACCAACCTGACGATCATCCAGTACAACGACGTCCAGACGGCGATGGCCGATAGCGAGGCGATGGGGACGCTCGTCGGCGCGATCAACGACCGCAAGGCCGCACTCGACAATCCGACGCTCGTGGTCGGCGGCGGCGACGAGATCAGCCCGAGTTCACTCTCGGCCGTCTCGGAGTGGCGCGTCCCGGTCGACGTGTTGAACGTGCTGAACCCGGCCGCGGAGGTCGTCGGCAACCACGACCTCGACTACGGGTTCGAACCGGTCTCGAACGTCAGCGACACCTCCCAGTTCCCGTGGCTCGTCGCCAACATCCGCGCCGCGGACGGCGGGAACGTTCCCGGCACGCAGAACTACACGACCGTCACACGCGACGGCGTGAAGATCGGCATCCTCGGCCTCGTCGACGACGCCGTCAAGCCGAAGACGGCCGTCGACTTCGAGGAAGAAGGCTACGAAGTCACTGACTTCTCGAACGCCGGCAGCCAGGTCGCCGAGACCTTGGAGAAAGAGGAGAACGTCGACGTCGTCGTGGCGCTCACCCACACCGGCATTCCCGAGTCACGCGAACTCGCCAACGAGACGGACAACATCGACGTGATCGTCTCCGGTGACGACGAGGTCACCTACGGGCCGGAAGTCACGTCAGGATCGGTCATCGTGGAGGCGGGCGGTGAGGCCGGCCACCTCGGCGAGGTCAACGTCACGGTCAGCGAGAACGGCGTCGGCTTCACTGACGGCCGTCTCCACGACCTCGGTGAGGGCAACTGGACGGTCAACGAGTCGGCCCGGAGTGTCGTCGAAGCGGGCTTCGCCGAGCAACTCTCGCGGGTCGCCGGCGAGACTACCCAATCGCTGGATTCGACGAGCGCGAACTACGCCGACGATACGGGCTGGGGGCGGATCATCGGCGACGCGTTCCTCGAACGGACCGGCGGCGACGTCGCGGTGACCAACGCGGGCGGCATTCGCGGGAACTTCGTGATCGAGGACGGGAACATCACTTACGACGATGTCTACACCTCCCTGCCGTTCGGCAACACGCTCGTGACCAAGGAGATGACGGGCCGACAGCTCCTCGACCTTCTGGACAGTCAGGTCACGCCCCCGAGTGATGACTACGGCAGCCAGCCCCAGCTACAGGTCGGCGGCGTGACCTACGAGTTCCTTGACCGGCCTGGCGCGTCCTCGGCGATCGGCGATGTCTACGTCGACGGCGACCCGGTCGACATGGACGACACCTACGACGTCACGGTCAACTCCTACATGGCCGGCTGGGACGACCTCGCGCAACTCCCGACGGTCGACGAGGATTACACCCTCTATGGCACCGCGGTCGTCAACTACATCGAGGAGCAGGGCACGGTCTCGCCGCCCGAGGAGGACCGGATCCGGCGGGTCACCCGATCCCTCGAGGCCCCCTCGATCGCGGCCGAGGGCGAGATGACGACCCTCACCTACGACGTCCCTGACGCGGTCGACTCGATCAACGCGTCGACGTTCACGGTCATGAACGAGGACTCCGAGACGGTCGCCGTCGCGGACGCGACGCTTTCCGACGACCGGCTCATCGTCACGGTCGAGACGGCTGCCCTGGAGAGCCTCTCGGCGTCGAGTGACGCCGTTACAGTCTACGGCCACTACGCCGACACCGAGGTCGACGCGATCCGCAACGGCCACGACGATTCGGTGCTCAGCGCCGACGCGACGCTCGCGGTTGAGGCCGGTCCCGCACTCGGCCCTGACGTCTCCGAAGACCACGACGGCGACGGCCTGGCCGAGGACGTCGACGGCGACGGGACGGTCGACGTCACCGACGTCCGGACGCTGTTGAACAACCGTAACAGCCCGGCCGTCCAGAACAACGTCGACGCCTTCGACTTCGACGACGACGGGGCGGTCGACGCCGGCGACGTCCTCGCGCTGTTCCGGTCGATCTACTGA
- a CDS encoding pro-sigmaK processing inhibitor BofA family protein, producing MVTGIEVAALVVVLGVVFGAYWIVKAIKPFVWNAVIGLVVFLVAEMALGLEVAISPLVLLIVAIGGLPGAIVVILLSVLEVAFVPAVIIAAF from the coding sequence ATGGTAACAGGTATCGAAGTCGCGGCGCTGGTGGTCGTCCTCGGCGTCGTCTTTGGCGCGTACTGGATCGTCAAGGCAATCAAGCCGTTCGTCTGGAACGCGGTGATCGGCCTCGTCGTTTTCCTCGTCGCCGAGATGGCACTCGGACTGGAAGTGGCGATATCGCCGCTGGTGCTGTTGATCGTCGCCATCGGGGGCTTGCCCGGCGCAATCGTTGTGATCCTGCTGTCGGTGCTGGAGGTCGCGTTCGTCCCCGCCGTGATCATCGCGGCATTCTGA
- a CDS encoding antitoxin VapB family protein, giving the protein MGSTIRVSDNTKELLNRLKQEDETYDELLSRLARESDTMNPGVWDEDQVDAAREVLKQSRKSFEPHR; this is encoded by the coding sequence ATGGGAAGCACAATCCGCGTGTCCGACAACACAAAAGAACTCCTCAACCGGCTCAAGCAGGAAGACGAAACGTACGATGAGTTGCTCTCGCGACTCGCCCGCGAAAGCGATACGATGAATCCTGGCGTCTGGGACGAAGACCAGGTAGACGCCGCTCGAGAAGTTCTCAAACAGTCCCGGAAGAGTTTCGAGCCTCACCGATGA